The nucleotide window GTGGCGCCTTCCTCCACCGCCTGTTCAAAATCATTGGACATCCCCATGGACAAATGATGACAAGGGGCATGAGGCAATTGCAAACGTTTGATATCGTCGCGAAGCTTACGCAATTGCCGAAAATAAGGGCGTACGTCTTCCGGGTTTTTCGCATGCGGAGCCATCGTCATTAATCCCGTCACGCGAATGTGTTCATAAGTTTCGAGGGAGCGCACGAAATTTTCCAATTTATCGGGGGTTACCCCCGCCTTTGTTTCCTCTCCGGAAACATTTACCTGGACCAAACAATCAATCGGTGTTTCCCCTTGATAACGTTTATGAATTTCTTTCGCTAAGGACGCGCGATCGAGGGAATGGATCACGTCACACTCATGGACGATTTCTTTCACTTTCCGGCTTTGCAAACGCCCGACAAAATGCCAGTATACGGGAGCTTTTATGGCATGTTTTTTTTCCAGCAAACCGTCGTTCCGGCTTTCGCCAAAATGTTTCACTCCCGCGGCTATCGATTTTTCCACACGTTCGGCCGATACGTATTTCGTTACGGCCATAACGATGACATCTTCCGAGCTTCGCCCTGCGCGTGCACAAGCCGCAGACACCCTCGCCATGATCGATTCATAATTTTCCTTGATGTTCATCTAACCATTTTCACTCCTCGCGTTCATCAACCCTATATAGGCCATCATGCGACCGGTTTTTCCGGAATCACGCCGATGTGAAAAAAATAGTTCTTCGTTTTCATAGGTGCATGCGTTGCTTGTATACATATGCGCGCGTTTAATGCCTGCTTTTTCCAGCAACAGCGCGTTTGCTTCTTTTAAATCCAAGTGATAGGCTCCGGATCCGTTTTGTGTCCACGGTTCTTTTCCATATGGCAATATTCCCCTCAGTGCAGAGACCACCTTGTCGTCCACTTCGTAAGCTGCCTTTCCGATGGACGGACCGATCGACACATAGATGTCTTCGGCGAGGATTCCTTCCCATTCTCTCCACAGCCTGACCATCTCGCCCCCGATATTTGCAGCGGTCCCTTTCCAACCGGCATGGGCGATGCCCACGATCGTTTGTCCGCGGGTATAAAAATAAAGCGGAACACAATCGGCGTATAAACTCATTAACCACAGGTTTTTCGTTGTCGTATACAGGCCATCCGCATCGGGAACCGTATCGGCAAGGGTAAAGCCGCCGCGGCCACCGTCGGTTTCATCAACCTTCCGGACCGCGCCGCCATGCACTTGCTCGGCGAACACCGCATCCGCAAGCGAAATATCGAGGGTACTGGCAAGTTGCTTGCGGTTAGCCATGACTTGTTCGGGATCATCTCCGACATGAAGGCCGTAATTCGCCTCATTATATGGTTCACGGCTGATGCCGCCGAGCCGTGTGGTAAACCCGGCACGCACCTGTTCTAAGCCGCGATGCTCAAGCAATGTTTTCGTTGGGTGTAAGGCAAAAGGTTCTCTAATCATAAGGCCTACCTCTAATTCTTTTGTTACTCTTTATTTTACCACATATTCCTTCATATTCGATAGTTATTATTGAAAACTCGACGTTTCCGTCCCATGTACATAAACGAGGATGACATCGGTTCCGATTTTTGCGATTTGAGTCCAGGGAACAATCAATTCATCATCGCGTCCGAACATCCCCAACAACCGTCCCGACCCGGTAATGATCAAGGATTCTATGTTCCCGGTCGTCAAATTAATGTCCACATCTCCAAGCGAACCCAATCTTTTGCCCGTTTGTACGTTCACCACTTCTTTTGATTGCAGATCACTGATTTTCAACATGTCAGGCGCCTCCCTCCTATCCTGATCGTTGCCCTCTTTTATTTGTATGAGCGAAGACAACCGTTTATCTCTCCGGATCTGGTTCGTTTCATGGCGATCGGAACAGTGATTCGGGCGTCATAAACCCTCGCAACTAAAAAAACTCCAACAGGGCGCGGGGCACCCCATCGGAGTTTGCTTCTTATTGGCTATGTTTGTTCATTTGTTGAACGGCTGCCTTTTCCAGCCGGGATACTTGGGCTTGGGAAATCCCGATTTCTTCGGCAACTTCCATTTGCGTTTTCCCTTGAAAAAAACGCATGTCGAGTATTTTTTTCTCGCGGTCATTAAGTCGAATCATCGCTTCCTGCAAAGCAATATGTTCGACCCAAGATGTATCGCTTACTTTTTCATCGCTTACTTGGTCCATGACATAGATCGGATCCCCGCCATCGTTGTAGATCGGTTCAAACAACGAAACCGGATCTTGAATGGCATCAAGAGCAAAAACGACGTCTTCTTTCGGCGTGTCAAGCTCTTTTGCAATTTCCTGAACGGTCGGTTCCGTTGCCCGGTTTTTTTCCGACATGAGACGGTCGCGAACTTGCAATGCTTTGTACGCCGTATCGCGAAGAGAACGGGAGACCCTGATCGGATTGTTATCGCGTAAGTAACGGCGAATTTCACCAATAATCATAGGCACGGCATAAGTAGAAAATTTCACGTTATGGCTGAGATCGAAATTATCAATGCTTTTCATCAAGCCGATACAGCCAACTTGAAATAAATCATCAACAAACTCACCTCGATTATTGAAACGTTGAATGACGCTAAGGACGAGTCGCAAGTTTCCATTCACCAATGTCTCTCTTGCTGTTTCATCACCGGATTGCAGGCGTTCGAATAACACTCGCATTTCATTATTTTTCAAAACGGGCAGCTTCGATGTGTCCACACCGCAGATCTCTACTTTGTTGCGTGTCATGTCTTCCCTCCCACGGTGGCTTACGGAGAACTACGATTCCTCCTTCTTACACGTTCAGTATGTCCGTGTGAAGAAAAAATATGCGTCGGTCTACGTCCGCCTAATCTGTGGGAGGATGCCCATATGATGCAAAACCCGCGTGCGTCCGCCTGTTTGTTTTTACACCATTTTATTAAATTCTTTTTTCAGTCTGCGAATAATGCGTTTTTCCAGCCGGGAAATGTAAGATTGTGAGATCCCGAGCATATCTGCCACATCTTTTTGTGTTTTTTCCTTCTGGCCGGCAAGCCCAAACCGAAGTTCCATGATTTGTTTTTCCCGGGGATTGAGCGTCTTTAGTGCCCGCCGCAGCAGGGATTTATCGACTTTATCCTCGATGCCCCGGGTGATGATGTCTTCTTCCGTCCCCATCACATCCGAGAGTAGCAACTCATTGCCGTCCCAATCGACATTTAGCGGTTCATCAAAAGAAATTTCAAAGCGTGTTTTATTGTTCCTTCGCAAATACATCAAAATCTCATTTTCAATACAGCGTGAGGCGTAAGTGGCCAACTTTATCTTTTTTTCCGGATTAAATGTGTTGACCCCTTTGATGAGACCGATCGTTCCAATGCTAATCAAATCTTCAATATTAATGCCGGTGTTCTCAAATTTACGGGCAATGTAAACAACGAGCCGGAGGTTGCGCTCGATCAAAATGCCGCGCACTTCCTCGTCTCCATCCGGCAGTTTGGCAAGTAGGTCCGCTTCCTCTTCTTTTGAAAGCGGCGGTGGCAAAGCCTCGCTCCCACCGATATAATAAATGCTGTCCGATTTAATGCCGAAAAAGGCAAGGATTTTATACCAGCGTTTCAAAAAGTGCATTTTTATTTTTTTCCACAAAACATTTCTCCCCTTTTATCCCGGTGGTAAGCGCCCGCTTTTCCGGAAGTCAGACACATCGGAAACCGGAAATCGGAAGACCCTGAAAAAAGCCTTTTCCGACCTCTGGCATCTGAAATCTGACCTCTGTCTAAACGAGCACAGGATGTGCTAGTGTCGGCATTGTCACAGGAGGTGACGGTTTTAGCCGACTTCCTTACTTGGAAGTTTCACTTTACGATGCAGTATTAAAGTTCGCTGTATTTGGAAGCAAGTCGGGAGGTGTTATACATTGAAAACGTCCTTCTGCAGAAAGCGCACGATTTTCAAATCCGATCAACACGTTTTTATGGTCCTGCCGCTCGCCGTCGACAATAATGACGACTTCAGCCGCAGAAACAGCGAAGATAAAGCCGTGATCACGGCCGACGGTGCGATACGGAATCAATTTCATCCGCGCTTCCCATTTCAATTTTCCCTTCTTTCCCTCTGAATCGAGCCATTCGAGCGTTTCTTTCCACTCCTCTTCTGCAAACTGTGATTGAAACAACGCAATCTCGGCTAACAAAACAGGAGCCCTGGAGATGGGATCGCGTAAATGATTGCCGGTATCGATAAGGGTCGTTGCCTTGATTGTCTCCGCCCGGTCATCCATTTTGATGATCACATCCGCAAACTGGGCAGCCGTTTTCTTTTCCTGTTTAAGCACGCGCTTGCTTAATTCGGCAAAAAGGATAACGACCGGTAGCGCGGATAAGACGAGCAGTCCGTGCATATCATCAAACAGTACCCAACGGGCAGAAGAACGCCACGTTTCCAAAAGTTCAGACGTTTGCCAAAACATTGCCATGGCCATAACGACACCGCCTGTCAGCCAGGAGATAAAATAAAACAATAAGACGGCTTTTGCGAAGCGAGTAAATGTTTGAAAACCGAACGCCAGCAAAATCGTAACCATGCAAATGATCGCTTGTGCGAACGGATGCAACAAAAGCTCTCCGTAAGCAGTTAGCCACATAAACAACGGGAGCCCTGAACAGGCTGCGGCGATAAACAGCCGCTTTTTTTTTACGTGATAACCGATCCATTTAGCGGTCATATAAAGCAAACTGACAGTCACGACCGTGTTCAATGCATAGATGATATCTATGTACAGCGTCAAAACACCCTTCGGCCCCCCTTTCTTGTTGACCTCTCTTTTTAACAGTATAAGCGTATGGGCATTCGAAGTATGTCACTTTATCAGTGGTTGTCACACTCTGATTTTCATTGATTTGATAAAAAACTGTCGAGGGGTTGTGGGGTGGAGGTTTGGGTATTTTTATTGATTTTTCAGATATTTTTTAGTGTAAAACATCGATCTGGGGAGATTGGGCATCATTTGCATGATAACCGATCTAATCGATGTAACCTGATTGGGCCTATAGGGACTGTCATACCGACTGGACGAAACGCGATAATTTTCTCCCAGCCTTCATAACTGTTTTATGACGACCGAATTCATCTCTGTTTCCATTGCTCAGCCACCATGAGCACTTTATGCTGACGGAATCGCTTGGTTTCGATCCCATTCGGGCTTCATGGACGCTTCATGAAGCCCGAATCGTTTTGATTGGCTTTCATTAGGTCGCCATAGCCGCTTTATGGCGACCTAATCGCTTATTTTTTCTTTGTTAGGGTAGGGACTGCTGAATAACGGAAAAAGATTGGCACATAAGCATTGTCCGTTGATGT belongs to Salicibibacter cibi and includes:
- a CDS encoding YggS family pyridoxal phosphate-dependent enzyme; its protein translation is MNIKENYESIMARVSAACARAGRSSEDVIVMAVTKYVSAERVEKSIAAGVKHFGESRNDGLLEKKHAIKAPVYWHFVGRLQSRKVKEIVHECDVIHSLDRASLAKEIHKRYQGETPIDCLVQVNVSGEETKAGVTPDKLENFVRSLETYEHIRVTGLMTMAPHAKNPEDVRPYFRQLRKLRDDIKRLQLPHAPCHHLSMGMSNDFEQAVEEGATMIRLGTSLVGNETGREA
- the pgeF gene encoding peptidoglycan editing factor PgeF; the encoded protein is MIREPFALHPTKTLLEHRGLEQVRAGFTTRLGGISREPYNEANYGLHVGDDPEQVMANRKQLASTLDISLADAVFAEQVHGGAVRKVDETDGGRGGFTLADTVPDADGLYTTTKNLWLMSLYADCVPLYFYTRGQTIVGIAHAGWKGTAANIGGEMVRLWREWEGILAEDIYVSIGPSIGKAAYEVDDKVVSALRGILPYGKEPWTQNGSGAYHLDLKEANALLLEKAGIKRAHMYTSNACTYENEELFFSHRRDSGKTGRMMAYIGLMNARSENG
- a CDS encoding YlmC/YmxH family sporulation protein — encoded protein: MLKISDLQSKEVVNVQTGKRLGSLGDVDINLTTGNIESLIITGSGRLLGMFGRDDELIVPWTQIAKIGTDVILVYVHGTETSSFQ
- the sigG gene encoding RNA polymerase sporulation sigma factor SigG produces the protein MTRNKVEICGVDTSKLPVLKNNEMRVLFERLQSGDETARETLVNGNLRLVLSVIQRFNNRGEFVDDLFQVGCIGLMKSIDNFDLSHNVKFSTYAVPMIIGEIRRYLRDNNPIRVSRSLRDTAYKALQVRDRLMSEKNRATEPTVQEIAKELDTPKEDVVFALDAIQDPVSLFEPIYNDGGDPIYVMDQVSDEKVSDTSWVEHIALQEAMIRLNDREKKILDMRFFQGKTQMEVAEEIGISQAQVSRLEKAAVQQMNKHSQ
- the sigE gene encoding RNA polymerase sporulation sigma factor SigE; its protein translation is MHFLKRWYKILAFFGIKSDSIYYIGGSEALPPPLSKEEEADLLAKLPDGDEEVRGILIERNLRLVVYIARKFENTGINIEDLISIGTIGLIKGVNTFNPEKKIKLATYASRCIENEILMYLRRNNKTRFEISFDEPLNVDWDGNELLLSDVMGTEEDIITRGIEDKVDKSLLRRALKTLNPREKQIMELRFGLAGQKEKTQKDVADMLGISQSYISRLEKRIIRRLKKEFNKMV
- a CDS encoding sigma-E processing peptidase SpoIIGA, encoding MTLYIDIIYALNTVVTVSLLYMTAKWIGYHVKKKRLFIAAACSGLPLFMWLTAYGELLLHPFAQAIICMVTILLAFGFQTFTRFAKAVLLFYFISWLTGGVVMAMAMFWQTSELLETWRSSARWVLFDDMHGLLVLSALPVVILFAELSKRVLKQEKKTAAQFADVIIKMDDRAETIKATTLIDTGNHLRDPISRAPVLLAEIALFQSQFAEEEWKETLEWLDSEGKKGKLKWEARMKLIPYRTVGRDHGFIFAVSAAEVVIIVDGERQDHKNVLIGFENRALSAEGRFQCITPPDLLPNTANFNTAS